One window of the Paraburkholderia sp. PGU19 genome contains the following:
- the fliS gene encoding flagellar export chaperone FliS has product MFSPGHSGANAYARVGVETGVMGASPHRLIVMLYQGARKAVAQARMHLQQGDIAARGEAIGKAIQIIGDGLQQALNVEAGGEIAERLHALYSYMTRRLLEANLKQSDAMLVEVDGLLATLEEAWIGIAPEIARMAMQSSAESMR; this is encoded by the coding sequence ATGTTTTCCCCGGGACACTCTGGAGCCAATGCCTACGCTCGGGTTGGCGTGGAGACAGGGGTGATGGGCGCCAGTCCCCATCGCCTGATCGTGATGCTCTACCAGGGGGCACGCAAGGCCGTTGCGCAGGCGCGCATGCATCTGCAACAGGGTGACATTGCGGCGCGCGGCGAGGCGATCGGCAAGGCCATCCAGATCATCGGCGACGGGTTGCAGCAGGCGCTCAACGTAGAAGCAGGCGGTGAAATCGCGGAGCGTCTCCATGCGCTCTATAGCTATATGACTCGGCGACTGCTCGAGGCGAACCTCAAACAAAGCGATGCGATGCTCGTCGAAGTCGACGGCTTGCTGGCTACGCTCGAGGAAGCCTGGATTGGAATCGCGCCGGAGATTGCGCGGATGGCGATGCAGTCATCCGCCGAAAGCATGAGATGA
- the fliI gene encoding flagellar protein export ATPase FliI, protein MVKPTIEDIQHSDLTPLERELALASFGAEALTVAQMEESLAALESAISDAHAASQTRDETHDDARDNASGAHPAAAPASRESAAAQKRAPDPALASNPHLQAWRNRLNGLRERNQIARPLRACGRLTRAAGLVLEAVGLRLAVGSEVMIELPPGSSRTMAEAEVVGFHGDKLFLMPTTEVAGLLPGARVYPLEVAPIADPMAGAKRLPVGWELLGRVVDASGKPLDGFGPLNSRNDAPLTAPTINPLHREPIHKVLDVGVRAINALLTVGRGQRMGLFAGSGVGKSVLLGTMARYTSAEVIVIGLIGERGREVKEFIEQILGEEGLARSVVVAAPADVSPLLRMQAAAYTTSLAEYFRDQGKHVLLLMDSLTRYAMAQREIALAIGEPPATKGYPPSVFAKLPALVERTGNGPEGGGSITAFYTVLTEGDDQQDPIADSARAILDGHIVLSRALAEAGHYPAIDIEASISRAMTSLISDAHLDRTRQFKQMLSRYQRNRDLINVGAYSSGRDAVLDKAIALYPRMEAFLQQGYRESAGFDASIAHLDSLFG, encoded by the coding sequence ATGGTAAAGCCGACCATCGAAGACATTCAGCACAGCGACCTCACGCCACTCGAGCGCGAGCTGGCGCTCGCGTCGTTCGGCGCGGAAGCGCTCACCGTCGCGCAGATGGAAGAGTCGCTCGCGGCATTGGAGTCCGCGATTTCGGACGCGCATGCGGCGAGCCAAACCCGCGATGAAACGCACGACGACGCACGCGACAACGCCAGTGGCGCTCATCCCGCTGCCGCGCCCGCGAGCCGCGAATCGGCGGCTGCGCAAAAGCGCGCGCCCGATCCCGCACTCGCATCCAATCCGCATCTGCAGGCGTGGCGCAATCGTTTGAATGGCCTGCGCGAGCGCAACCAGATCGCGCGCCCACTGCGCGCCTGCGGCCGCCTGACGCGCGCCGCCGGTCTGGTGCTCGAAGCCGTCGGCCTGCGGCTGGCCGTCGGCTCGGAAGTGATGATCGAGCTGCCGCCCGGCAGTTCGCGCACGATGGCGGAAGCCGAAGTGGTCGGCTTTCATGGCGACAAGCTGTTTCTGATGCCGACCACGGAAGTCGCCGGTCTGCTGCCCGGTGCGCGCGTCTATCCGCTGGAAGTGGCGCCCATCGCCGACCCGATGGCGGGCGCGAAGCGTCTGCCCGTCGGTTGGGAACTGCTCGGCCGCGTGGTCGATGCATCGGGCAAGCCGCTCGACGGCTTCGGCCCGCTCAACTCGCGCAACGACGCGCCGCTCACGGCACCGACCATCAACCCGCTGCATCGCGAGCCGATTCACAAGGTCCTCGACGTCGGCGTGCGCGCAATCAACGCGTTGCTCACCGTCGGACGCGGCCAGCGCATGGGCCTGTTCGCCGGTTCGGGCGTCGGTAAATCGGTGCTGCTCGGCACAATGGCGCGCTACACCAGCGCCGAAGTGATCGTGATCGGGCTGATCGGCGAACGTGGCCGCGAAGTGAAGGAATTCATCGAGCAGATTCTCGGCGAGGAAGGTCTCGCGCGCTCCGTCGTCGTGGCCGCGCCTGCCGACGTGTCGCCGCTGCTGCGGATGCAGGCCGCCGCCTATACGACCTCGCTCGCCGAATATTTCCGCGATCAGGGCAAGCACGTGCTGTTGCTGATGGACTCGCTCACGCGTTACGCGATGGCGCAGCGCGAGATCGCGCTGGCGATTGGCGAGCCGCCCGCGACCAAGGGCTATCCGCCTTCCGTTTTCGCAAAGCTGCCGGCGCTCGTCGAGCGCACGGGCAACGGCCCGGAAGGCGGCGGTTCGATCACCGCGTTCTATACGGTGCTGACGGAAGGCGATGACCAGCAGGACCCGATCGCCGACTCGGCGCGCGCGATTCTCGACGGCCATATCGTGCTGTCGCGCGCGCTCGCCGAAGCGGGCCACTACCCTGCCATCGACATCGAAGCGTCGATCAGCCGCGCGATGACCTCGCTCATCAGCGACGCGCATCTCGATCGCACGCGCCAGTTCAAACAGATGCTGTCGCGCTATCAGCGCAACCGCGACCTGATCAACGTCGGCGCGTATTCGTCGGGACGCGACGCCGTGCTCGACAAGGCCATCGCGCTATATCCGCGGATGGAAGCGTTCCTGCAGCAAGGTTATCGCGAAAGCGCCGGCTTCGACGCCAGCATCGCGCACCTCGACTCGCTGTTCGGCTAG
- a CDS encoding flagellar protein FliT produces MSSNAEYFARYEAIAAISVRMVMAARDALWNDLVLLQDEYRHLVDALKHAEDGVRLSDDERSRKFALIRQILANDATVRDLANPRMAKLQALFAPSRPAIVLKELYQAR; encoded by the coding sequence ATGAGTTCGAACGCAGAATATTTCGCCCGCTACGAGGCGATCGCAGCGATTTCGGTCCGGATGGTGATGGCAGCGCGAGACGCGCTCTGGAACGATCTCGTCCTGTTGCAGGACGAGTACCGGCATCTCGTCGACGCGCTGAAGCACGCGGAAGACGGCGTACGCCTGTCCGACGACGAACGCTCGCGCAAATTCGCCCTGATTCGCCAGATCCTCGCGAACGACGCGACGGTCCGCGATCTCGCGAACCCGCGCATGGCCAAGCTGCAGGCGCTGTTCGCGCCGAGCCGCCCGGCCATCGTGCTGAAAGAACTTTACCAGGCGCGCTGA
- a CDS encoding flagellar hook-length control protein FliK: protein MNGIDTAVASLLASRIDSLLPLGSRSSATTAQTDASLNVRQPPGAPIAMMPAPLPASAQTVLSAVALTLDAITRSGGEATPALVGQLPVWPAAPAIDIAPLPLFDTGANASQTAASGNPAAAAAPAQNAGGTNAAHGADAAANIVAAPLPVAELAAALRRTVDESGLFYESHLAQWLSGQRPVESLAGEPQNRLADAASQAPLDLSHDADESNAWAQGRPSGNTGAAAFAAAVAAARGTPEGPHTQSARFTTFDLATHDIIDTPDQPGQSTQNPAPAHAAGIDDASARQQQSMAAALHPATIPLVRQQLDLLATGQFRWTGEAWPGARLDWTIEQEGDEWRRSGNGAASADDEYPWRTRLTLSLPSLGTVDAELTLTGSRLVARVQASPGGAARLAAQGETFRQRLAQAGIELSGLSILEIGGSMPAGGAAAAAAAAAASAYARSTADNTTQNDAADNHDFDWDMQ from the coding sequence ATGAACGGAATCGACACGGCGGTGGCCTCGCTGCTGGCTAGCCGCATCGACAGCCTGCTTCCCCTCGGCTCGCGATCCAGCGCGACGACCGCACAGACCGACGCGTCCCTGAACGTCAGGCAGCCGCCCGGTGCGCCCATCGCGATGATGCCCGCGCCGTTGCCGGCGTCCGCGCAGACGGTGCTGTCGGCCGTCGCGCTGACGCTCGACGCGATCACGCGCTCCGGCGGCGAGGCGACGCCCGCGCTGGTCGGCCAGCTCCCCGTTTGGCCCGCAGCGCCCGCCATCGACATCGCGCCTTTGCCGCTGTTCGACACGGGCGCGAACGCATCGCAGACGGCCGCTTCCGGTAACCCCGCAGCGGCTGCCGCGCCGGCGCAGAACGCGGGCGGCACGAATGCCGCGCACGGCGCGGACGCGGCGGCGAACATCGTCGCCGCGCCTTTGCCCGTCGCCGAGCTGGCGGCCGCGCTCAGGCGTACCGTCGACGAAAGCGGACTCTTCTACGAATCGCATCTCGCGCAGTGGCTGTCGGGGCAACGACCCGTCGAATCGCTTGCAGGCGAGCCACAGAATCGCCTCGCCGACGCGGCGTCGCAAGCGCCGCTCGACTTGAGCCACGATGCCGACGAATCGAACGCATGGGCGCAAGGCCGCCCGTCGGGCAACACGGGCGCCGCGGCTTTTGCGGCCGCCGTTGCCGCGGCGCGCGGCACACCTGAAGGCCCGCACACGCAGTCGGCACGCTTCACGACGTTCGATCTGGCGACGCACGACATCATCGACACGCCCGACCAGCCTGGGCAATCGACGCAGAATCCGGCGCCGGCCCATGCAGCTGGCATCGACGACGCCAGCGCGCGCCAACAGCAATCGATGGCGGCGGCGCTGCACCCCGCGACGATTCCCCTCGTGCGCCAGCAACTCGATCTGCTCGCGACGGGGCAATTCCGCTGGACGGGCGAAGCGTGGCCGGGCGCGCGCCTCGACTGGACGATCGAGCAGGAGGGCGACGAATGGCGGCGCAGCGGCAACGGCGCCGCATCCGCCGACGACGAATACCCTTGGCGCACGCGCCTCACGCTGTCGCTGCCCTCGCTCGGCACCGTCGATGCCGAACTCACGCTGACGGGCTCGCGGCTCGTCGCGCGCGTGCAGGCGAGCCCTGGCGGCGCGGCGCGGCTCGCGGCGCAGGGTGAGACCTTCCGCCAGCGCCTCGCGCAAGCGGGCATCGAGTTGAGCGGCCTGTCGATCCTCGAAATCGGCGGAAGCATGCCGGCGGGCGGCGCGGCAGCGGCAGCGGCTGCCGCTGCGGCATCGGCGTATGCGCGCTCGACGGCGGACAACACCACGCAGAACGACGCCGCCGACAACCACGATTTCGACTGGGACATGCAATGA
- the fliE gene encoding flagellar hook-basal body complex protein FliE — MTALINPIQSALQQMQEMAAQATGGSAPVGNDNGAATAGGFASALKASIDKISGDQKSAIGEAHAFELGAPNVSLNDVMVDMQKANVGFQFGLQVRNKLVSAYNDIMQMAV, encoded by the coding sequence ATGACGGCACTCATCAATCCGATCCAGTCGGCCTTGCAGCAGATGCAGGAGATGGCGGCCCAGGCTACGGGCGGCAGCGCCCCGGTTGGGAACGACAATGGCGCGGCCACGGCGGGCGGCTTCGCGTCGGCCCTGAAAGCCTCGATCGACAAGATCAGCGGCGACCAGAAGAGCGCGATCGGCGAAGCCCATGCGTTCGAACTCGGCGCGCCGAACGTGTCGCTGAACGACGTGATGGTCGACATGCAGAAGGCCAACGTCGGCTTCCAGTTCGGACTGCAGGTGCGCAACAAGCTCGTGTCGGCCTACAACGACATCATGCAGATGGCCGTCTGA
- the fliF gene encoding flagellar basal-body MS-ring/collar protein FliF, protein MDSSANSLINPDARMGLAGAQPGTAGAAGGAAGLDLGGTGGGFATRFPGLPTSLSQMRGNPRAPLIFAVALLVAVVAGLILWSRAPDYRVLYSNVSDQDGGAIVAALQQANVPYKFSDAGGAILIPADQVHEMRLRLASQGLPKSGSVGFELMDNQKFGISQFAEQINYQRALEGELQRTIESISTVKSARVHLAIPKPTVFVRDREAPSASVMVNLYPGRMLDEGQVVAITHMVASAVPDLPVRNVTIIDQDGNLLTQAGVSGSGLDATQLKYVQQIERNTQQRIDAILGPMFGAGNAHSSVSADIDFSRHESTSEAYAPNNDPQQAAVRSQQTSTATEMSQGGASGVPGALSNQPPQPASAPIVASANGASGVTTTPISDHKDSTTNYELSKTVSHTEQAVGGIKRLSVAVVVNYMRVVDAKGHATMQPVPADKLAQVKLLVSDAMGYDKARGDSVNVETSAFTQIVDPDADLPWWRTKDMIAMYKQIATYVGIGAVALFLYFVMVKPALRRAFPPPEPAVPALMSPDEPVLDGLPSAAAIAAEEEVEGSLVSLESDKAKYERNLEYARQIARQDPKIVATVVKSWVSDEH, encoded by the coding sequence ATGGATTCGTCAGCCAACTCTTTGATCAACCCCGACGCCCGTATGGGCCTCGCCGGCGCGCAGCCGGGCACAGCGGGAGCAGCCGGCGGCGCTGCAGGCCTCGACCTCGGCGGCACGGGCGGTGGATTCGCCACGCGCTTCCCGGGCCTGCCCACGTCGCTGTCGCAGATGCGCGGCAACCCGCGCGCACCGCTGATCTTCGCCGTCGCGTTGCTGGTCGCCGTGGTCGCGGGGCTGATCCTCTGGTCGCGCGCGCCAGACTACAGGGTGCTGTACAGCAATGTCTCCGATCAGGACGGCGGCGCAATCGTTGCCGCGCTCCAGCAGGCGAACGTGCCGTACAAGTTTTCCGATGCGGGCGGCGCAATCCTGATCCCCGCCGATCAGGTGCACGAAATGCGCCTGCGTCTCGCGTCGCAGGGTCTGCCGAAAAGCGGCTCGGTCGGCTTCGAACTGATGGACAACCAGAAGTTCGGCATCAGCCAGTTCGCCGAGCAGATCAACTATCAGCGCGCGCTCGAAGGCGAACTGCAGCGCACGATCGAATCCATCTCGACGGTCAAGTCGGCGCGCGTCCATCTGGCCATTCCGAAGCCGACCGTGTTCGTGCGCGACCGCGAGGCGCCGTCGGCATCCGTGATGGTCAACCTGTACCCGGGCCGCATGCTCGACGAAGGCCAGGTCGTGGCGATCACGCATATGGTCGCGTCCGCCGTGCCCGACCTGCCCGTGCGCAACGTGACGATCATCGACCAGGACGGCAACCTGCTCACGCAGGCAGGCGTCAGCGGCAGCGGCCTCGACGCGACACAGCTCAAGTATGTGCAGCAGATCGAACGCAACACGCAGCAGCGCATCGACGCGATCCTTGGACCGATGTTCGGCGCCGGCAACGCGCATTCGTCGGTGAGCGCGGACATCGATTTCTCCCGGCACGAGTCGACCTCGGAGGCCTACGCCCCGAACAACGACCCGCAGCAGGCCGCCGTCCGCAGCCAGCAGACCAGCACCGCGACGGAAATGTCGCAGGGCGGCGCCTCGGGCGTACCGGGCGCGCTGTCTAACCAGCCGCCGCAGCCGGCGTCCGCGCCCATCGTCGCCAGCGCGAATGGCGCCAGCGGCGTGACGACGACGCCGATCAGCGACCACAAGGACTCGACCACCAACTACGAGCTGAGCAAGACCGTGAGCCACACGGAGCAGGCGGTTGGCGGTATCAAGCGTCTGTCGGTGGCCGTGGTGGTGAACTACATGCGCGTCGTCGACGCGAAGGGCCACGCGACGATGCAGCCGGTTCCCGCCGACAAGCTCGCTCAGGTCAAGCTGCTGGTCAGCGACGCGATGGGCTACGACAAGGCACGCGGTGACTCGGTCAACGTCGAGACCAGCGCGTTCACGCAGATCGTCGACCCCGATGCCGACCTGCCGTGGTGGCGCACCAAGGACATGATCGCGATGTACAAGCAGATCGCGACGTACGTCGGCATCGGCGCAGTCGCCCTGTTCCTCTACTTCGTGATGGTCAAGCCGGCGCTGCGCCGCGCGTTCCCGCCGCCGGAGCCGGCTGTACCGGCGCTGATGTCGCCGGACGAGCCGGTGCTCGACGGTCTGCCGAGCGCAGCCGCCATCGCCGCCGAAGAGGAAGTCGAAGGATCGCTGGTCTCGCTGGAAAGCGACAAGGCCAAATATGAGCGGAACCTCGAATATGCGCGTCAGATCGCGCGTCAGGATCCGAAGATCGTTGCAACCGTCGTGAAGAGCTGGGTGTCCGATGAGCACTGA
- the fliG gene encoding flagellar motor switch protein FliG, producing the protein MSTEGVLKSALLLMSIGEEEAAQVFKFLGPREVQKIGVAMASLKNITREQIDEVLHEFVSEADKHTALSLDSNDYIRSVLTKALGDDKAGAIIDRILQGSDTSGIEGLKWMDSAAVAELIKNEHPQIIATILVHLDRDQASEIVACFTERLRNDVLLRIATLDGIQPAALRELDDVLTGLLSGSDNLKRSPMGGIRTAAEILNFLPGNHEESVIDNVRQYDAELAQKIIDQMFVFDNLLDLEDRGIQLLLKEVESETLIISLKGAQPALRQKFLSNMSQRAAELLAEDLDARGPVRVSEVETQQRKILQVVRNLAESGAIVIGGKAEDAYV; encoded by the coding sequence ATGAGCACTGAAGGCGTATTGAAGAGCGCGCTCCTGCTGATGTCGATCGGCGAGGAAGAGGCGGCTCAGGTATTCAAGTTTCTGGGGCCGCGTGAGGTCCAGAAGATCGGCGTCGCAATGGCGTCGCTGAAGAACATCACCCGCGAGCAGATCGACGAGGTGCTGCACGAGTTCGTCTCCGAGGCGGACAAGCACACTGCCCTCTCGCTCGATTCGAACGACTACATCCGCTCCGTGCTGACCAAGGCGCTCGGCGACGACAAGGCGGGCGCGATCATCGACCGTATCCTACAAGGCAGCGATACGAGCGGCATCGAAGGCCTGAAGTGGATGGATTCGGCGGCCGTCGCGGAACTCATCAAGAACGAGCACCCGCAGATCATCGCGACGATTCTCGTCCACCTGGACCGCGATCAGGCGTCGGAAATCGTCGCGTGCTTCACGGAGCGGCTGCGCAACGACGTGCTGCTGCGTATCGCGACGCTCGACGGGATTCAGCCCGCCGCGCTGCGCGAACTCGACGACGTGCTGACAGGCCTGCTCTCGGGCAGCGACAACCTGAAGCGCAGCCCGATGGGCGGCATCCGCACGGCGGCGGAAATTCTCAACTTCCTGCCGGGCAATCACGAAGAATCGGTTATCGACAACGTCCGCCAGTACGACGCGGAACTCGCACAGAAGATTATCGACCAGATGTTCGTGTTCGACAACCTGCTCGACCTGGAAGACCGCGGTATCCAGCTGCTGCTGAAGGAAGTCGAGTCGGAAACGCTGATCATCTCGCTGAAGGGCGCGCAGCCCGCGCTGCGCCAGAAATTCCTGTCGAACATGTCGCAGCGCGCAGCCGAGCTGCTCGCGGAAGACCTCGACGCACGCGGCCCGGTCCGCGTGTCGGAAGTGGAAACGCAACAGCGCAAGATCCTTCAGGTCGTGCGCAACCTCGCCGAGTCGGGTGCAATCGTGATCGGCGGCAAGGCGGAAGATGCATATGTCTGA
- the fliH gene encoding flagellar assembly protein FliH — protein sequence MHMSDHDPVRKESLSAYQRWEMASFDPVPEPEPEVDDGAFEAELQRLRDTAHAQGVASGHVAGQALGYQAGYEQGRAQGFEQGQAEAHSEAAQLAALAETFKAALDNVQHELSETIVALALDIAQQVVRQHVQHDPTALIAAAREVMATEPALVGAPALIVSPADLPVVEAYLLEELQTRGWSVRTDPAIERGGCRAVSTTGEVDAGIGTRWERVTAALGKASTW from the coding sequence ATGCATATGTCTGACCACGATCCCGTGCGCAAGGAAAGCCTCTCGGCCTACCAGCGCTGGGAGATGGCCTCGTTCGACCCGGTGCCGGAGCCGGAACCCGAAGTCGACGACGGCGCGTTCGAAGCCGAACTGCAACGCCTGCGCGACACCGCGCATGCGCAGGGTGTCGCGTCCGGCCATGTGGCCGGTCAGGCGCTCGGCTATCAGGCCGGCTACGAACAGGGCCGCGCGCAAGGCTTCGAGCAGGGTCAGGCGGAAGCGCACTCGGAAGCCGCGCAGCTTGCCGCGCTCGCCGAGACGTTCAAAGCCGCGCTCGACAACGTGCAGCACGAATTGTCCGAAACGATCGTCGCGCTCGCGCTCGACATCGCGCAACAAGTGGTTCGCCAGCATGTCCAGCACGATCCGACGGCGCTGATCGCCGCCGCGCGTGAGGTGATGGCGACGGAACCGGCGCTGGTCGGCGCACCGGCTCTGATCGTGAGTCCTGCCGATCTGCCCGTCGTCGAAGCGTATCTGCTGGAAGAACTGCAGACGCGCGGCTGGAGCGTGCGCACCGACCCCGCGATCGAACGCGGCGGCTGCCGGGCGGTCTCCACGACAGGCGAAGTGGACGCCGGCATCGGCACGCGCTGGGAGCGCGTGACGGCTGCGCTCGGCAAGGCGAGCACATGGTAA
- a CDS encoding EscU/YscU/HrcU family type III secretion system export apparatus switch protein, with product MSRTSRRSAAALVYDSHGHDDAPRIVAKGYGIVAEMIVQRAKEAGLYVHQSPEMVSLLMQVDVDSRIPPRLYQAVAELLAWLHRLESGAGDASPVIDVVATDLPPDASSEL from the coding sequence ATGAGCCGCACCAGTCGCAGGAGCGCGGCGGCGCTGGTCTACGATTCGCACGGTCACGACGACGCGCCGCGCATCGTCGCGAAAGGCTACGGGATCGTCGCCGAGATGATCGTGCAGCGCGCGAAGGAAGCGGGCCTGTACGTGCATCAATCGCCCGAAATGGTGTCGCTGCTGATGCAGGTCGATGTCGACTCGCGCATTCCGCCGCGGCTGTATCAGGCCGTCGCGGAATTGCTCGCGTGGCTGCATCGGCTGGAGAGCGGCGCTGGCGATGCGTCACCCGTCATCGACGTGGTTGCCACCGACCTTCCCCCCGACGCGTCCAGCGAGCTTTGA
- the fliJ gene encoding flagellar export protein FliJ, whose product MSKHFPIKTLIGLAQDDVDAAARKLGRVQRERNDVEAQLNSLIEYRDEYHRRFTETAKAGMPAGNMRNFQAFIDTLDAAIEQQRGLLATATARVEAAKPEWQHSKQKLGSYEVLEARGIAAEAKVAARREQRDADEFGARILRMRAEGA is encoded by the coding sequence ATGAGCAAGCACTTTCCGATCAAGACGCTGATTGGCCTCGCGCAGGACGACGTCGATGCCGCCGCGCGCAAGCTCGGTCGCGTACAGCGCGAGCGCAACGACGTCGAAGCGCAGCTGAACTCGCTCATCGAATACCGCGACGAGTATCACCGCCGTTTCACGGAAACCGCCAAGGCGGGCATGCCTGCCGGCAACATGCGCAACTTTCAGGCATTCATCGACACGCTCGACGCCGCCATCGAACAGCAGCGCGGCTTGCTGGCCACGGCGACGGCGCGTGTCGAAGCGGCCAAGCCCGAATGGCAGCACAGCAAGCAGAAGCTTGGTTCTTACGAAGTACTGGAAGCACGCGGCATCGCCGCCGAAGCAAAAGTCGCGGCGCGCCGCGAGCAACGGGACGCCGACGAGTTCGGCGCACGAATTCTCCGGATGCGCGCGGAAGGCGCATGA